One window of Nymphaea colorata isolate Beijing-Zhang1983 chromosome 1, ASM883128v2, whole genome shotgun sequence genomic DNA carries:
- the LOC116245839 gene encoding uncharacterized protein LOC116245839 — protein MRPFVTRDGGRRNPNCLMAPSHLPSRSSSPIPSPPSMDPSFRPSTTSTTSTRRVSLLLPKSGSSPLAPSSLSPPTPPHFPTSPPPPPVPLPPPPPRPPFHPHRHHHHQDHLLFQPFFPCLLSPFHIAKMWLDTPPCLDSPSSPQPTPSPFDAFLTLPTNDHFPFPSPDYSNYLHPLMDTTITGGVPEQPPDPNLSSHYLGGGDEKGGGDGGEGGGVGNSWSFGLSITRAARSKRRIARKNSPSFSRFIRSSKSPSWKAGKTKKKEANGTKKRHLVLQDHSFNKNLKLLLQKELKNSDVSSLGRVIIPKKEAEANLPSLADKEGIRIKFKDMESSQAWNLRYRFWPNNKSRMYVLENTGDFVRKYHLHSGDFILLFRDEETQQFFISARKSEESMPSSQDWIDEDLSAEQSDQLVLSDASSDHDQNVGERTVATEGNSSKGDVGLKLVREPSSEFGGEDGAEFSDDMFGSCSSIMSSMSELYDWNFSSLEKFDSFEDIDLSLYNETVDMDDFDAKKLG, from the exons ATGCGCCCATTTGTCACACGCGACGGTGGACGTAGAAACCCGAACTGCCTAATGGCGCCCTCCCACCTCCCCTCACGCTCTTCCTCGCCCATCCCTTCCCCTCCAAGTATGGATCCCTCCTTCCGTCCCTccaccaccagcaccacctCCACCCGACGCGTTTCTCTTCTCCTCCCAAAAAGTGGATCCTCCCCATTGGCTCCGTCGTCTCTCTCTCCACCCACCCCACCTCATTTCCCaacatcaccaccaccaccaccagtaccactaccaccaccaccaccacgaCCACCGTTCCACccccaccgccaccaccaccatcaagACCACCTCCTCTTTCAGCCATTCTTCCCATGCCTTCTGTCTCCTTTCCATATTGCTAAAATGTGGTTGGATACTCCTCCATGCCTCGACTCTCCGTCCTCTCCACAACCCACGCCTTCGCCTTTTGATGCCTTTCTGACCCTGCCCACCAATGATCACTTCCCCTTTCCGTCCCCTGATTACTCAAATTACTTGCACCCGCTCATGGACACCACCATTACTGGTGGCGTTCCCGAGCAGCCTCCTGATCCCAATCTGAGTTCCCACTATCTCGGTGGTGGCGATGAGAAGGGTGGTGGTGACGGCGGCGAAGGCGGCGGCGTCGGAAACTCGTGGTCATTCGGTCTGTCTATAACGAGGGCAGCGAGGAGCAAGAGAAGGATAGCAAGAAAAAACAGCCCGAGCTTTTCTCGTTTCATCAGAAGCAGCAAGTCTCCCTCTTGGAAGGCTggcaaaacaaagaagaaagaggcaaaTGGCACCAAAAAGAGGCATTTGGTCCTTCAAGATCATTCTTTCAACAAA AATTTAAAATTGCTGCTACAGAAGGAGCTGAAGAATAGTGATGTAAGCTCTCTTGGAAGAGTTATAATACCAAAG AAAGAAGCAGAGGCAAATCTTCCATCGCTTGCAGACAAGGAAGGCATCCGGATCAAATTCAAGGACATGGAGAGCTCCCAAGCTTGGAACTTGAGATACAG ATTTTGGCCAAACAATAAAAGCAGGATGTATGTTCTGGAAAATACAG GAGATTTTGTAAGGAAATATCATCTTCATAGTGGAGATTTTATCCTGCTCTTCCGGGATGAAGAAACTCAGCAATTT TTTATATCGGCGAGAAAATCAGAGGAATCAATGCCCTCTTCTCAAGATTGGATTGATGAAGATTTATCTGCGGAGCAGAGTGATCAGTTGGTTCTCTCAGACGCTTCAAGCGACCATGACCAAAACGTTGGCGAGCGTACTGTAGCCACCGAAGGTAACAGCAGCAAAGGCGACGTTGGGTTGAAGTTGGTGAGAGAACCATCTTCAGAATTTGGAGGAGAAGATGGTGCTGAGTTCTCAGACGATATGTTTGGTAGCTGCAGCTCCATAATGTCATCCATGAGCGAACTCTACGACTGGAACTTCAGCTCGCTGGAGAAGTTTGACAGCTTCGAGGACATTGATCTCTCCCTTTACAACGAGACGGTGGACATGGACGATTTTGATGCCAAGAAACTAGGCTAG